Proteins from a single region of Scleropages formosus chromosome 22, fSclFor1.1, whole genome shotgun sequence:
- the dazap2 gene encoding DAZ-associated protein 2, with protein sequence MNNKAPYPQQSPYPQQTTAPLYPPAMQVSPQAPPYSDAPPSYSEIYQPRYMHPPQAPGQLPQMSSSYPGAQVFMPLPQTVPVGPVGHGVPLAYYPMGPVYPPGSTVLVEGAFDAGARFGAGSTASIPPPPPGHLPNAAQLAAMQGANVVMTQRKSNFFMGGSSGGYTIW encoded by the exons ATGAACAACAAAG ctcCTTACCCCCAGCAAAGCCCATACCCCCAGCagaccactgcacccctctatCCCCCAGCTATGCAGGTGTCTCCTCAGGCACCCCCCTACTCTGATGCACCACCTTCTTATTCAGAG ATTTACCAGCCCAGGTACATGCATCCTCCACAGGCCCCAGGTCAACTGCCCCAGATGTCCAGCTCCTACCCTGGTGCTCAGGTCTTCATGCCACTTCCACAGACCGTGCCTGTGGGCCCTGTGGGTCATGGTGTTCCCTTGGCTTACTATCCCATGGGACCCGTGTATCCTCCAGGCTCCACTGTGCTGGTGGAAGGAGCTTTCGATGCTGGCGCCCGCTTTGGTGCAGGTAGCACAGCCTCTATCCCT CCCCCTCCACCTGGTCACCTCCCCAATGCTGCACAGCTTGCAGCCATGCAAGGTGCCAATGTGGTGATGACACAGCGCAAGAGCAATTTCTTCATGGGGGGTTCAAGTGGAGGCTACACCATCTGGTAA
- the LOC108918189 gene encoding transcription factor CP2-like, translating into MAWALKLPLADEVIESGLVQDFDASLSGIGQELGAGAYSMSDVLALPIFKQEESNLPPDNENKILPFQYVLCAATSPAVKLHDETLTYLNQGQSYEIRMLDNRKIGELPEITGKMVKSIIRVVFHDRRLQYTEHQQLEGWRWNRPGDRILDLDVPMSVGVIDPRTNPTQLNTVEFLWDPSKRTSVFIQVHCISTEFTMRKHGGEKGVPFRIQIDTFKENEGGEYTEHLHSASCQVKVFKPKGADRKQKTDREKMEKRAPQEKEKYQPSYETTILTECSPWPEVTYVNNSPTPAFNSSHNSFPVAEGNGSPSHQPEPKVQVADNLLPTATPQEAQQWLLRNRFSPYCRLFTNFSGTDLLKLTREDVIQICGPADGIRLFNTLKCRVVRPRLTIYVCQESQQSGDQHHKHENGDSNSSAFYVYHAIYLEDLTAVELTEKIAQLFSISPRQISQIYKQGPTGIHVLVSDEMIQNFPDDSCFVLVTMKAENNDGYHIILK; encoded by the exons ATGGCGTGGGCTCTGAAGCTGCCCCTGGCAGATGAAGTGATCGAGTCTGGTCTCGTCCAGGACTTTGATGCCAGTCTCTCTGGCATCGGGCAGGAGCTGGGCGCCGGGGCATATAGCATGAG TGATGTGCTTGCCCTTCCCATCTTCAAGCAAGAAGAATCCAATTTGCCTCCTGACAATGAGAACAAGATCCTGCCATTCCAGTATGTTCTGTGCGCTGCCACTTCACCTGCTGTTAAGCTACATGATGAGACACTCACTTATCTTAACCAAG GACAGTCTTATGAAATTCGAATGCTGGACAATCGGAAGATTGGAGAGCTCCCTGAAATTACTGGCAAGATGGTCAAA AGCATCATTCGCGTGGTGTTCCATGACCGACGTCTTCAGTACACAGAACATCAGCAGTTAGAGGGATGGCGCTGGAATCGTCCTGGGGACCGCATTCTCGACCTGG ATGTCCCTATGTCTGTTGGGGTGATTGACCCAAGAACCAACCCAACACAACTGAACACAGTTGAGTTCCTATGGGACCCTTCCAAGAGGACTTCTGTTTTCATTCAG GTCCATTGCATCAGCACAGAATTTACCATGCGCAAACATGGCGGGGAGAAGGGCGTGCCTTTCCGCATCCAGATTGACACCTTCAAGGAGAATGAAGGAGGGGAGTACACTGAGCACTTGCACTCAGCTAGTTGCCAGGTTAAAGTTTTCAAG CCAAAAGGTGCAGAcaggaaacagaaaacagaccGGGAGAAGATGGAGAAGCGAGCACCACAAGAGAAGGAGAAATACCAGCCCTCTTATGAGACCACCATTCTGACTGAG TGCTCTCCGTGGCCAGAGGTCACCTATGTCAACAACTCCCCAACTCCTGCCTTCAACAGCTCCCACAACAGTTTCCCAGTGGCAGAAGG AAATGGCTCCCCCAGTCACCAGCCTGAGCCAAAGGTGCAGGTGGCAGAT AATCTCCTtcccactgctacaccacaggaGGCCCAGCAGTGGCTTCTTAGGAACCGCTTCTCTCCATATTGCCGACTATTCACTAATTTCTCTG GAACCGATCTCCTGAAGCTCACAAGGGAGGATGTGATTCAGATTTGCGGACCAGCAGATGGTATCCGACTTTTCAACACGCTTAAATGCCG GGTGGTGCGACCACGGCTAACCATCTACGTGTGCCAGGAGTCCCAGCAGAGTGGAGATCAGCATCACAAGCATGAGAACGGCGATTCTAACAGTAGCGCCTTCTATG tttaccATGCTATATACCTAGAGGACCTGACAGCTGTTGAGCTGACAGAGAAGATTGCCCAGCTGTTCAGCATCTCCCCTAGACAGATTAGTCAGATCTACAAGCAGGGCCCAACAGGCATCCATGTGCTCGTCAGCGATGAG ATGATACAGAATTTCCCGGACGACTCTTGTTTTGTCTTGGTCACAATGAAAG CTGAGAATAATGACGGCTACCACATCATCTTGAAGTGA
- the bin2b gene encoding bridging integrator 2b, whose amino-acid sequence MAENKSSAGGGGAAGIFAKRVQKQFSRAQEKVLQKLGKTMETKDEQFEQCSQNLNKQQSDGNRLSKDIKAYYNAVKVMHETSKRLSQTLKDVYESDWNGGEDLAVIVDSEDLLWNDYEEKLADQTLRTMESYTSQFPEVKERVAKRNRKLVDYDSARHHLEALQSAKKKDEAKITKAEEEFNKAQSVFEDINTELREELPVLFQSRIGCYVTVFQNISNLRDVFYKEMSTLNNQLYSVMKKLETQHSDKAFIIKGLHTTSKKRRSLMISAPIPCNTAFPVDHNANHGLVQDEKQSDDASPLEHQEEEAVQSTPGVQEQAPDATDVTQNSPTDMVSEESEDSELIGQSNGDLRSEEHEVEMNEEGQEEVKPEEEEEEEEEEEEEEGNKEVSKLNTDQPQQCVQDQSSTAGTLDKNAEIQNSEKSPTPEPDVLKASSSSVPHTSEPQAESEPSANLDCPPVSSSNDSLLIQSSPMNLEVTEAATDVLDNPDSDTQNADDKDAGQPEIAFPPGFLYKGVALKSHSTEKSGELQFSEGDVILVFTDLEQKPEGTVKGMKESQWIQHNQLDQAGIFMENLIKRIEPE is encoded by the exons AGTGATGGGAACAGGCTATCTAAAGACATTAAAGCATACTACAATGCTGTGAAAG TGATGCATGAGACCTCGAAACGTTTGTCTCAAACACTGAAGGATGTCTATGAGTCTGACTGGAATGGTGGAGAAGACCTGGCAGTCATTGTGGAT AGTGAAGACCTTTTGTGGAATGATTACGAGGAGAAGTTGGCAGACCAAACTTTGCGGACTATGGAGAGTTATACAAGTCAGTTCCCTGAAGTCAAG GAGAGAGTGGCTAAACGTAACAGGAAGCTGGTGGACTATGATTCTGCACGCCATCACCTTGAGGCTTTGCAAAGTGCCAAAAAGAAAGATGAAGCCAAAATAACCAAG GCTGAGGAAGAGTTTAACAAAGCCCAGAGCGTGTTTGAGGACATCAACACAGAACTGAGAGAGGAGTTGCCTGTTCTCTTTCAAAG CCGAATTGGATGCTATGTAACCGTCTTCCAGAACATCTCCAACTTGCGTGATGTGTTCTACAAAGAAATGAGTACG CTCAACAACCAACTTTACAGTGTGATGAAGAAATTAGAGACTCAGCATTCAGATAAGGCTTTCATCATTAAGGGGCTGCACAC GACTTCTAAAAAGAGACGATCCCTTATGATTTCTGCACCCATCCCGTGTAACACCGCCTTCCCAGTGGATCACAATGCTAACCATGGTCTTGTTCAAGATGAGAAGCAGTCTGATGATGCCAGTCCTCTTGAGCACCAGGAGGAAGAGGCAGTCCAAAGTACCCCTGGGGTTCAAGAGCAAGCCCCTGATGCTACAGATGTCACTCAGAATTCACCCACTGATATGGTGTCTGAAGAATCAGAAGATTCTGAACTGATTGGTCAGAGTAATGGAGACCTCAGATCCGAAGAGCATGAAGTTGAAATGAATGAGGAAGGCCAAGAAGAAGTAAaacctgaggaggaggaggaggaggaggaggaggaggaggaggaggagggaaataAAGAAGTATCTAAACTGAACACAGATCAGCCACAACAGTGTGTCCAGGACCAGTCCTCAACTGCTGGAACATTggataaaaatgctgaaatccaGAACTCTGAAAAGAGCCCGACTCCTGAGCCAGACGTTCTAAAAGCTTCAAGCAGCAGTGTTCCACATACAAGCGAACCCCAGGCTGAGTCAGAACCATCAGCAAATCTGGACTGTCCACCCGTATCCAGCAGCAATGACTCTTTGCTCATCCAGTCCAGCCCAATGAACCTAGAGGTAACAGAAGCAGCCACAGATGTTTTGGACAATCCTGACTCTGACACACAGAATGCTGATGATAAAGATGCTGGCCAGCCTGAAATCGCCTTTCCTCCAGGATTTCTCTACAAG GGGGTGGCATTAAAAAGTCATTCAACTGAGAAAAGTGGAGAGCTGCAATTCTCAGAGGGGGATGTCATTCTAGTGTTCACAGACTTGGAGCAGAAG CCTGAAGGCACCGTGAAAGGAATGAAAGAGAGCCAGTGGATTCAGCACAATCAACTGGACCAGGCTGGTATCTTCATGGAGAACCTGATCAAGCGCATTGAACCTGAATAG